A window of the Methyloprofundus sp. genome harbors these coding sequences:
- a CDS encoding two-component system, OmpR family, response regulator, with protein sequence MLREIVLVEDDDVIRENYTELLADEGFRVKAYRNREEAMEAFSLGLPDIVILDIALEEEREGGFQLCMYLREKSSLLPILFLTSHGSEVDKISGFRLGADDYLTKDISIEYLIVRIEALLRRYERIQNNNLQPATLTGNSNESACIHVDTERLLVYWNSQAVDLTLTQFWIVQELLTKPCKVKSYQQLMKAANIYVEANTITAHIKTIRSRFKIHDPDFNCIKTERGIGYRWLEG encoded by the coding sequence ATGCTAAGGGAAATTGTGTTAGTTGAAGATGATGATGTGATTCGGGAGAACTATACTGAGTTACTGGCCGATGAAGGCTTCAGAGTAAAGGCTTATCGAAACAGGGAAGAAGCAATGGAGGCTTTTAGTTTAGGGTTGCCTGATATTGTCATTCTTGATATTGCTTTAGAAGAAGAGCGTGAAGGTGGATTTCAACTATGCATGTATCTTAGAGAGAAATCATCGCTACTGCCTATTTTATTTTTAACGTCACATGGTAGTGAGGTCGATAAAATATCTGGGTTTCGGCTGGGAGCTGATGACTACTTGACCAAAGATATTAGTATTGAGTATTTAATTGTTCGCATTGAAGCTTTATTACGGCGTTACGAACGTATCCAAAATAATAATCTACAACCTGCGACCCTTACAGGTAATAGTAATGAATCAGCATGCATACATGTTGATACCGAGCGGCTACTGGTTTATTGGAATAGCCAAGCTGTTGACCTGACTCTGACCCAGTTTTGGATTGTGCAAGAGCTTTTAACTAAGCCGTGTAAGGTTAAATCCTATCAACAGTTAATGAAAGCCGCTAATATTTATGTGGAAGCGAATACGATTACTGCACATATAAAAACCATACGTAGCCGCTTTAAAATACACGACCCTGATTTTAATTGCATAAAGACAGAACGAGGTATTGGTTATCGATGGCTTGAGGGTTAA